In Oscillatoria acuminata PCC 6304, a single window of DNA contains:
- a CDS encoding DUF565 domain-containing protein, translating into MQNTRLNSLFDGTVSELRQSLRNPWRRISVVLISFLLGNFVGTAITTIAGQNANLDVMVAAVLIVLTEVYSYFFYRIHDQMKRSLLAQGINSFKIGMIYNLFVLAFTLGS; encoded by the coding sequence ATGCAGAATACCCGTCTGAACAGTCTGTTTGATGGTACCGTTTCTGAACTGAGGCAATCGTTACGGAATCCGTGGCGACGGATATCCGTAGTGCTGATTAGCTTTTTACTGGGTAATTTTGTGGGAACGGCAATTACCACGATCGCCGGACAAAATGCCAACTTAGATGTGATGGTAGCGGCTGTTTTAATTGTATTAACCGAAGTCTATAGTTATTTTTTCTATCGGATTCACGACCAAATGAAGCGATCGCTATTGGCCCAGGGAATCAATTCCTTTAAAATTGGCATGATTTATAATCTATTCGTCCTCGCCTTTACCCTCGGTTCTTAA
- a CDS encoding ArnT family glycosyltransferase — protein MKLQMNRFWDTQNQISVPPKFTLLLSILGLLGIGWIAFLWKLGSVGLVDETEPLFAEAARQMVVTGDWITPYFNQETRFDKPPLIYWLMAVAYQIFGVNEWAVRLPSALSAIVLMGFVFFTLLYFTVPHSSNVSEIQEPEPTRTIPRKAWFCAGLGGAIAALNFQTIAWGRIGVSDMLLSACMGTALLAFFWGYASSQPLENTKNQVKNLPPTILTADVWYIIFYSFIALAILAKGPVGIVLPGLIIGSFAIYLGKIKELWREIKPLRGILIITTIALPWYVLVILANGQNYIDTFFGYHNFERFTQVVNNHSEAWYFYFLVLLAGFSPWSIYLPIAIARLRFWKRSWLRNQPRANHLGLFALFWLGGIFIFFTVAVTKLPSYILPALPAAALLVALFWSEESFKPDRDGKPNRFNLFAGVSIMGNLILFLLMAAAILYVPRLLTPDPAMPQFGEVLENSGLIERGALILIANALVGVILVLKRQWRWIIVVNVAGFVAFFMLAIMPVYFIFDSERQLPVRQLAEIIEQVKQPEQQVVMIAFEKPSLVFYSHQQIQFFRRSNHAREYLQELAAKNSNLLPFLVLGYPDKIKGLEIANPESYQLIAQRGNYWLVEMPKQLFLPEGIGMKDEG, from the coding sequence ATGAAACTTCAAATGAATCGCTTTTGGGATACTCAAAATCAAATCAGCGTCCCGCCTAAGTTCACTTTACTCTTATCAATTTTGGGGTTATTGGGGATTGGATGGATTGCATTTTTATGGAAATTAGGCAGCGTTGGTTTAGTGGATGAAACGGAACCCTTATTTGCAGAAGCGGCCCGCCAAATGGTGGTCACTGGGGATTGGATTACACCTTATTTTAATCAAGAAACGCGATTTGATAAACCGCCGTTGATTTATTGGTTAATGGCAGTCGCCTACCAAATTTTTGGCGTGAATGAATGGGCCGTGCGTCTCCCTTCCGCTTTATCGGCCATTGTTTTAATGGGTTTTGTCTTCTTTACCCTGCTTTATTTTACCGTTCCCCACTCTTCCAATGTTTCAGAAATTCAAGAACCAGAACCGACGCGGACTATCCCTCGAAAAGCCTGGTTTTGTGCCGGACTCGGGGGGGCGATCGCGGCCTTGAATTTCCAAACCATTGCTTGGGGAAGAATCGGCGTTTCTGATATGTTATTGAGTGCTTGCATGGGAACCGCCCTGCTTGCTTTCTTTTGGGGATATGCCAGTTCTCAGCCTTTGGAAAACACCAAAAATCAAGTCAAAAACTTGCCACCAACCATCTTAACTGCCGATGTTTGGTATATCATTTTTTACAGCTTTATCGCCTTAGCCATTCTCGCCAAAGGACCCGTAGGGATTGTTTTACCGGGATTAATTATTGGATCATTTGCTATTTATCTGGGAAAAATCAAAGAATTGTGGCGGGAAATCAAACCCCTGCGCGGGATTTTAATCATCACCACTATCGCCCTGCCTTGGTATGTTTTAGTCATTTTAGCCAATGGCCAAAACTATATTGATACATTTTTTGGATATCATAATTTTGAACGCTTTACCCAGGTCGTCAACAATCACAGTGAAGCCTGGTATTTTTACTTTTTAGTCCTGTTAGCAGGATTTTCCCCTTGGTCAATTTATTTACCCATTGCTATCGCCCGGTTACGCTTTTGGAAACGCAGTTGGTTGCGGAATCAACCCCGGGCTAATCATCTGGGTTTATTTGCTTTATTTTGGTTAGGCGGCATCTTTATTTTCTTTACCGTTGCTGTCACCAAACTCCCCAGTTACATTCTTCCTGCCCTCCCTGCTGCTGCCCTATTAGTTGCTTTATTTTGGAGTGAAGAAAGTTTTAAACCTGACCGTGATGGTAAACCCAATCGCTTTAATCTATTTGCGGGAGTTTCCATCATGGGTAACTTAATCTTATTCTTGCTGATGGCGGCGGCTATTCTCTATGTTCCCAGACTCTTAACCCCAGACCCAGCCATGCCGCAATTTGGCGAAGTTTTGGAAAATTCGGGTTTGATTGAACGAGGCGCTTTAATTTTAATAGCCAATGCCTTAGTTGGGGTAATTTTGGTCTTAAAACGCCAGTGGCGATGGATTATTGTAGTGAATGTTGCTGGATTTGTGGCTTTTTTCATGTTGGCAATTATGCCGGTTTATTTTATCTTTGATAGCGAACGGCAATTGCCAGTCCGCCAACTGGCTGAAATTATTGAACAGGTGAAACAACCGGAACAGCAGGTGGTGATGATTGCTTTTGAAAAACCTAGTTTAGTCTTTTACAGTCATCAACAGATTCAATTTTTTAGGCGTTCTAATCATGCCCGAGAATATTTGCAAGAATTAGCTGCAAAGAATTCCAATCTGCTGCCGTTTTTAGTGTTGGGATATCCTGACAAAATTAAGGGACTGGAAATTGCTAATCCTGAATCTTATCAACTGATTGCCCAACGAGGAAATTATTGGCTGGTGGAAATGCCAAAACAGTTGTTTTTGCCAGAGGGAATAGGGATGAAGGATGAGGGGTGA
- a CDS encoding hybrid sensor histidine kinase/response regulator gives MSAFERLILINEAEAPVGVLDIGYVFLNLLQGESTNREWGLSEQRNGTDHPDLATLIARFCTLVGNGSPNQEGDFDGPTGHDLDIWQQPVGRLSPGAIAPVERVPANFSLTQFWERLQTPDSDSPRQPEWVVVDAEGKCLGLLDFPRAIAAIAQTNTLVPRTPGTPEQPSEGPEALNGIKAWPFGTLRPLGELLEEIPLPMKLQTSAGKVAIYNQAWRTYFDSFSELDTEPSGELNIPSQPTSNQEPNLLENLDSESVSLGLCPMPKGSDRVWQFVKIPIGFALSARSPHLSWQDSPFAPSGGPESTPSESTGNQSDGTHSAISASIQSEGSETESLWLVLAQDVTVQQQVAKELAAKNADLMQMNRLKDEFLACISHELKTPLTAVLGLSSLLKERTLGPLTDRQARYAQMIYTSGRHLMNVVNDILDLTRIESGQMELILEPVSIPEVCDRAFDQAKQSHHPSDSPVHGSSSNAAITELEIPFTLELEPGLPSPVADELRLRQMLYNLLSNAIKFTANGGEIGLRVNRWEGWLAFTVWDTGIGIPAQKQHLIFQKFQQLENPMTRQFEGTGLGLALTQRLARAHGGDVTFISKEGVGSEFTLLLPPCPPQQTTTFTERVDPTKNRLILIVEAVPRYIDDLTERFNELGYRVAIARAGTEAVEKARRLQPRAIFLNLFLPMLSGWDVLTLLKSDPQTRHIPAIVMATEVDKERAIRAQCNGFLTLPVKGNSLEKTLEGLMQDPTDESLATPQTTLTVLRLSPFDPEYRDIEERSGPDHSNGLSDQLNKLLTSGLNPSASYHYRVLEADDLEQAELLARVWRLDAILLDPAHHLHNPSLFIQQFSQYPALAAVPLVTLDRQIALSASQVPGLTVFPYLQPIHGSDRDDEQWPNVTALLQAVEVAVGMSSKPAILAIDISILCQFTDRYEAVTPGVSKRSGSGESGRFPLDSTSTKHEWLQASIQYIQTAGFRCWMGRSWSEVWQQLQHQSVDLLLIYVPDSVPTQFPIEALKVLEQLPDRPAILIVDRSLETPETATNGEFRSSLKAIATQLLPPSLSMEELLESINQALKI, from the coding sequence ATGTCAGCGTTTGAGCGCCTCATCCTGATCAATGAAGCGGAAGCTCCCGTGGGCGTCCTCGATATAGGCTATGTGTTCCTGAATTTATTGCAGGGGGAAAGCACAAATCGGGAGTGGGGGTTGAGTGAGCAGAGAAATGGCACAGATCATCCGGATTTAGCCACCTTGATAGCGCGCTTCTGCACCTTGGTGGGGAATGGTAGCCCGAATCAGGAGGGAGATTTTGATGGACCAACTGGCCATGATTTAGACATTTGGCAACAACCTGTAGGCCGATTGAGTCCTGGGGCGATCGCCCCAGTGGAAAGGGTTCCGGCTAATTTTAGCTTAACTCAGTTCTGGGAGAGACTCCAAACCCCAGATTCGGACTCCCCTAGGCAACCGGAGTGGGTGGTGGTGGATGCCGAGGGCAAATGCTTAGGGTTGTTGGATTTTCCCCGGGCGATCGCGGCGATCGCCCAAACGAACACCCTCGTTCCCCGGACCCCCGGAACCCCAGAACAACCGTCCGAGGGTCCCGAGGCGCTCAATGGGATCAAAGCATGGCCCTTTGGAACGCTTCGTCCCCTGGGGGAACTCCTAGAAGAAATCCCTTTGCCGATGAAGTTGCAAACTTCGGCGGGAAAAGTGGCGATTTACAACCAAGCATGGCGGACCTACTTTGACTCTTTCTCCGAACTGGATACGGAACCCTCGGGGGAATTGAACATCCCATCACAACCGACATCGAATCAGGAACCGAACCTCCTAGAAAACCTAGACTCGGAGTCGGTGAGTTTGGGTTTATGTCCCATGCCGAAAGGGTCGGACCGAGTGTGGCAATTTGTGAAAATCCCGATCGGCTTTGCGTTATCAGCGCGATCGCCTCATCTGTCCTGGCAGGATTCCCCCTTTGCTCCTTCTGGCGGCCCAGAATCTACTCCCTCCGAGTCCACTGGGAATCAATCCGATGGTACTCACTCGGCCATTTCTGCCTCCATCCAATCCGAGGGTTCAGAAACCGAATCCCTCTGGTTGGTGCTCGCTCAAGATGTCACAGTTCAACAGCAAGTTGCCAAAGAACTCGCGGCCAAAAATGCTGATTTAATGCAGATGAACCGGCTTAAAGATGAATTTTTGGCCTGTATCAGTCACGAACTCAAAACCCCCCTCACCGCTGTTCTGGGGTTATCGAGTCTGCTCAAGGAACGGACCCTTGGACCCCTGACCGATCGCCAAGCTCGCTATGCTCAAATGATCTACACCAGTGGGCGACATTTGATGAATGTGGTCAATGACATCCTGGACCTCACCCGGATCGAGAGTGGACAAATGGAACTGATTCTCGAACCTGTGAGTATCCCGGAAGTCTGCGATCGCGCCTTTGACCAAGCCAAACAGTCCCATCACCCCTCGGATTCCCCAGTTCATGGCAGCAGCAGCAATGCCGCCATTACCGAACTGGAAATCCCCTTTACCCTGGAACTCGAACCCGGTTTACCCAGCCCAGTAGCGGATGAATTGCGCCTGCGGCAAATGCTGTACAATCTCCTCTCCAACGCCATTAAATTTACCGCCAATGGCGGAGAAATTGGCCTGCGAGTGAATCGCTGGGAAGGTTGGCTGGCTTTTACCGTCTGGGATACAGGAATTGGCATCCCCGCCCAAAAACAGCACTTGATTTTTCAAAAATTCCAACAATTGGAAAACCCGATGACAAGGCAATTTGAGGGAACGGGTTTGGGATTGGCGTTAACTCAGCGCCTTGCGCGTGCTCATGGGGGGGATGTCACGTTTATTTCTAAAGAAGGGGTGGGGAGTGAGTTTACCCTGCTGTTACCCCCTTGTCCCCCGCAACAGACGACCACCTTCACGGAACGAGTGGACCCCACCAAGAATCGCTTAATTTTAATTGTGGAAGCGGTCCCTCGATATATTGATGATTTGACGGAACGGTTTAATGAATTGGGTTATCGGGTGGCGATCGCCCGTGCAGGGACTGAGGCGGTGGAAAAGGCTCGACGCTTACAACCTCGGGCTATTTTTTTGAATTTATTCCTGCCGATGCTCTCCGGTTGGGACGTGCTCACCCTGCTCAAATCTGACCCACAAACTCGACATATCCCGGCGATTGTCATGGCAACGGAGGTGGACAAGGAACGGGCGATTCGGGCGCAATGTAATGGGTTTTTAACCCTGCCGGTGAAGGGAAATTCCCTAGAAAAAACCTTAGAGGGGTTAATGCAGGACCCGACAGATGAGAGTTTGGCGACACCACAAACGACCCTGACGGTGTTGCGGTTGAGTCCCTTTGACCCGGAATATCGGGACATTGAGGAGCGATCGGGCCCGGATCACAGCAACGGGTTGAGCGATCAACTCAACAAACTGCTCACCTCGGGGTTAAATCCCTCGGCGTCCTATCATTATCGGGTGTTAGAAGCCGATGATCTCGAACAGGCCGAATTATTGGCCCGAGTCTGGCGTCTGGACGCTATCTTGCTGGATCCAGCCCATCACCTCCATAACCCCAGTCTGTTTATCCAACAATTCAGCCAATATCCCGCCCTCGCGGCGGTCCCCCTGGTGACCCTCGATCGCCAAATTGCCCTATCCGCCTCCCAAGTGCCCGGGTTGACGGTGTTTCCCTATCTCCAACCGATTCATGGCAGCGATCGGGACGATGAGCAATGGCCCAATGTCACCGCGTTATTACAGGCGGTGGAAGTCGCTGTGGGAATGAGTTCTAAACCGGCAATTTTAGCCATTGATATCTCGATTTTGTGCCAATTTACGGACCGATACGAGGCAGTTACCCCGGGGGTATCCAAACGGTCGGGGAGTGGGGAATCGGGCCGTTTCCCCCTGGATTCCACCTCAACCAAACACGAGTGGTTACAGGCTTCGATTCAATATATCCAAACCGCTGGGTTTAGATGTTGGATGGGTCGTTCTTGGTCAGAAGTTTGGCAGCAATTGCAACATCAGAGTGTAGATTTGCTGTTAATTTATGTTCCGGATTCTGTCCCCACTCAGTTCCCGATTGAGGCGCTGAAAGTGTTGGAACAGCTTCCCGATCGCCCTGCCATTTTAATTGTGGATCGTTCCTTGGAAACCCCGGAAACAGCCACCAACGGAGAATTTCGGTCCAGTTTAAAGGCGATCGCCACCCAACTGTTACCTCCTTCTCTATCAATGGAGGAGTTACTGGAGTCGATTAACCAAGCGTTGAAAATTTGA
- a CDS encoding circadian clock protein KaiA, translating to MFDTTLSPQLWRQGNFERCGCTSSHLEHRFSNNVLQNKLFICTFGPSDILAQSLTQFLESDRYLLTYFQGTDEFLAFVEREKQQLDCLMLQAHPHLKGLAHQLHQQSILLPAVIVHLGSHQASESAEAPASDLNDILLTSIKSPDNGEFVSSKVVYHTAESHIFVPQLPDIGRYVEKAITQFINFSPVSWESDRSQSPPHSSPDISTQNFLGPQQRMLAEKLRERLGYLGVYYKRNPKRFLRNLPPAERQHFLDELQAEYRDIVLNYFSTDGSLNQKIDEMVSTAFLADISVTQIVEIHMDLMDDFSKQLKLEGRSEEILLDYRLTLIDIIAHLCEMYRRSIPRDA from the coding sequence ATGTTTGACACAACCTTGAGCCCCCAGTTATGGAGGCAGGGCAATTTTGAACGTTGCGGCTGCACGAGTAGTCACTTGGAACATCGATTTTCTAATAACGTTTTGCAAAACAAACTGTTTATTTGTACTTTCGGGCCATCGGATATCCTGGCGCAATCGCTCACCCAGTTTTTGGAGAGCGATCGCTACTTGCTTACTTATTTTCAGGGGACTGATGAGTTTCTCGCCTTTGTCGAACGAGAAAAACAACAGCTTGACTGTTTAATGTTACAAGCTCATCCCCACTTAAAGGGCCTCGCCCATCAACTCCATCAACAATCAATTCTATTGCCTGCGGTGATTGTGCACCTGGGTTCCCATCAAGCCAGTGAATCCGCAGAAGCTCCCGCTTCTGACCTCAACGACATCCTCCTAACTTCCATAAAATCCCCGGACAATGGGGAGTTTGTCTCCTCAAAAGTGGTCTATCATACCGCAGAAAGCCATATTTTTGTCCCTCAACTCCCTGATATCGGTCGATACGTCGAAAAAGCCATCACCCAGTTTATTAATTTTTCCCCAGTCTCCTGGGAAAGCGATCGCAGCCAATCCCCCCCCCATTCATCTCCAGACATTTCCACTCAAAACTTTCTTGGGCCTCAGCAGCGGATGCTCGCTGAGAAATTGAGAGAGCGACTAGGATACCTTGGTGTGTACTACAAACGCAATCCCAAACGTTTTTTGCGGAATTTACCCCCCGCAGAGCGGCAACATTTTTTAGATGAACTCCAAGCCGAATATCGTGATATTGTTTTGAATTATTTCTCAACCGATGGCTCCCTCAATCAAAAAATTGATGAGATGGTCAGTACCGCTTTTTTGGCTGATATCTCCGTGACGCAGATTGTAGAAATACACATGGATTTAATGGATGATTTTTCTAAGCAACTTAAACTAGAAGGGCGCAGTGAAGAAATTCTCCTAGACTACCGATTAACTCTGATTGATATTATTGCCCATTTATGTGAAATGTATCGTCGCTCAATTCCCAGAGATGCTTAA
- the kaiB gene encoding circadian clock protein KaiB has protein sequence MINPKKTYVLKLYVAGNTPNSVRALKTLKDILEQEFEGVYALKVIDVLKNPQLAEEDKILATPTLSKILPPPVRKIIGDLSDREKVLIGLDLLYEELREEREFE, from the coding sequence ATGATTAACCCCAAGAAAACCTACGTTCTCAAGCTGTATGTTGCCGGGAACACCCCCAACTCAGTTCGAGCTTTGAAAACCCTCAAAGATATTTTAGAACAGGAATTTGAAGGGGTTTATGCCCTTAAAGTGATTGATGTCTTGAAAAATCCTCAACTCGCAGAAGAGGATAAAATCTTGGCAACCCCCACCCTCTCCAAAATTCTGCCCCCTCCGGTCCGCAAAATCATCGGAGACCTCTCGGACCGCGAAAAAGTCTTGATCGGTTTAGACCTCCTCTATGAAGAATTACGAGAAGAACGGGAATTTGAGTAA
- the kaiC gene encoding circadian clock protein KaiC, with amino-acid sequence MNLTKPSGESEERMPLGVHKIRTMIEGFDDISHGGMPVGRTTLVSGTSGTGKTLFAVQFLYNGITFFEEPGVFVTFEESPSDIIKNAYSFGWDLQGLIDQGKLFILDASPDPEGQDVVGNFDLSALIERIQYAIRKYKAKRVSIDSVTAVFQQYDAASVVRREIFRLVARLKQVGATTIMTTERVEEYGPVARFGVEEFVSDNVVIVRNVLEGERRRRTLEILKLRGTTHMKGEYPFTITNEGINIFPLGAMRLTQRSSNVRVSSGVKTLDTMCGGGFFKDSIILATGATGTGKTLLVSKFLEDACKSGQRAMMFAYEESRAQLLRNAYSWGIDFEELEEKGLLRILCAYPESAGLEDHLQIIKTDISEFKPARIAIDSLSALARGVSNNAFRQFVIGVTGYAKQEEITGFFTNTTDQFMGAHSITESHISTITDTILMLQYVEIRGEMSRAINVFKMRGSWHDKGIREYSISQKGPDIKGSSDFLVISFSNHLVDI; translated from the coding sequence ATGAATCTTACTAAGCCATCTGGAGAAAGCGAAGAACGTATGCCCCTTGGCGTCCATAAAATCCGCACCATGATTGAGGGGTTTGATGACATCAGTCATGGCGGAATGCCGGTCGGCAGAACTACGTTAGTCAGTGGCACTTCCGGTACCGGAAAAACCCTGTTTGCCGTCCAGTTCCTTTATAACGGCATTACCTTTTTCGAGGAACCCGGGGTTTTCGTAACCTTTGAAGAATCTCCTAGCGATATTATCAAAAATGCCTATAGTTTTGGCTGGGACTTGCAAGGCTTAATTGACCAAGGTAAACTCTTTATCCTCGATGCTTCGCCGGATCCAGAAGGACAAGATGTGGTCGGAAATTTTGACCTTTCTGCCTTGATTGAGCGGATTCAATATGCCATTCGCAAATATAAAGCCAAACGGGTCTCGATTGACTCCGTAACCGCCGTCTTTCAACAATATGATGCCGCCTCGGTGGTCCGTCGGGAAATCTTCCGCTTAGTCGCCCGCCTCAAACAAGTGGGCGCAACCACCATTATGACTACCGAACGAGTCGAAGAATATGGACCCGTGGCCCGGTTTGGTGTGGAGGAATTCGTCTCGGATAATGTGGTCATTGTTCGCAATGTCTTAGAAGGGGAACGGCGTCGCCGGACCCTGGAAATTTTGAAATTGCGCGGCACTACCCACATGAAAGGGGAATACCCTTTCACTATCACGAATGAAGGGATTAATATCTTCCCCCTTGGGGCAATGCGCCTCACCCAACGGTCCTCCAATGTCCGAGTTTCTTCCGGGGTCAAAACCCTCGATACCATGTGTGGCGGGGGATTTTTCAAGGATTCGATTATTCTGGCAACGGGCGCAACTGGCACCGGAAAAACCCTCCTGGTCAGCAAATTCTTGGAGGATGCCTGTAAGAGTGGGCAACGGGCGATGATGTTTGCCTACGAAGAATCCCGCGCTCAACTGCTCAGAAATGCTTACTCTTGGGGCATTGATTTTGAAGAACTGGAAGAGAAGGGATTGCTGAGAATTCTCTGTGCTTATCCCGAGTCTGCTGGGTTGGAAGACCATTTACAAATCATTAAAACCGATATCTCGGAATTTAAACCGGCTCGCATTGCGATCGACTCTTTGTCTGCCTTAGCTCGTGGTGTGAGTAACAATGCCTTTCGTCAATTTGTGATTGGGGTAACGGGCTATGCCAAACAAGAGGAAATCACCGGATTTTTCACGAATACCACGGACCAATTCATGGGCGCTCATTCGATTACCGAATCCCATATTTCTACCATTACCGATACCATTTTGATGTTGCAGTATGTGGAAATTCGCGGGGAAATGTCTCGGGCGATTAATGTCTTCAAAATGCGCGGGTCTTGGCATGATAAAGGCATTCGGGAATATTCGATTAGTCAAAAGGGACCGGATATTAAAGGCTCTTCAGACTTTCTGGTGATAAGTTTTTCTAATCATCTGGTGGATATTTAA
- a CDS encoding ISL3 family transposase, whose translation MENYLNLMLGLPEVTVAKVLTEENEVYLNIKLTNLGTNCPKCQGYTTEINQNRPMIVRDLSCFDKFTYLLVPRRQFYCRCCQKYFTENLSWIDWKRRHTLRYEINIFERVVSSSIAQVASTEGLSYDETEGIFNQIAKKQEDQHWLEATRISLDEIAMHKGHQDYKAVICDLDKKKLIEVVDGRTQDCLIERLSELPIKVKKAVKEVSVDMWHGFPKVIKEIFPNAQIVTDRFHVMKLLIEELKKIAKSSGVNEKNKLSLILRNKIDLKDSERDELENLLSKSKRLKAAYEYKEEFRNIYETSQSVSEGEKRFQEWLKKARQVYGKVINTISEHLSTICNYFISHASSGVMEGINNKIKLVKRQGYGFRNFENFRLRLLAAFSS comes from the coding sequence ATGGAAAATTATCTGAATTTAATGCTGGGATTACCTGAAGTTACGGTTGCCAAAGTTTTGACCGAAGAAAATGAAGTTTACCTTAACATTAAATTGACCAATTTAGGGACAAATTGTCCAAAATGCCAGGGCTATACCACCGAAATCAATCAAAACCGTCCGATGATAGTACGAGACCTTTCCTGTTTTGATAAATTTACTTATTTGCTAGTGCCACGACGGCAATTTTATTGCCGTTGTTGTCAAAAATATTTCACAGAAAACCTGTCATGGATAGACTGGAAAAGGCGACATACTTTGCGATATGAAATCAATATTTTTGAGCGCGTAGTTTCATCAAGCATAGCTCAAGTTGCCTCGACTGAAGGGCTGTCTTATGATGAAACTGAAGGGATATTTAATCAAATTGCTAAAAAGCAAGAAGATCAGCATTGGCTCGAAGCTACTCGGATAAGTCTTGATGAAATTGCCATGCATAAAGGGCATCAAGATTATAAAGCAGTAATCTGCGACCTAGATAAAAAAAAGCTAATAGAAGTTGTTGATGGAAGGACCCAAGATTGTTTGATAGAAAGGCTTTCTGAACTTCCGATTAAAGTAAAAAAAGCGGTAAAAGAAGTGAGTGTTGATATGTGGCATGGCTTTCCAAAAGTTATTAAAGAAATTTTTCCAAATGCTCAAATTGTGACTGACAGATTTCATGTAATGAAACTTCTGATTGAAGAATTGAAAAAAATTGCTAAATCTTCTGGTGTTAACGAAAAGAATAAACTTTCTCTTATTTTGAGAAACAAAATTGATTTAAAAGATTCTGAACGGGATGAATTAGAAAACCTGTTATCTAAATCTAAGCGTTTGAAGGCAGCTTACGAATATAAAGAGGAATTCCGAAACATTTATGAAACGAGTCAAAGTGTTTCAGAAGGCGAAAAGCGTTTTCAAGAATGGTTAAAGAAAGCTCGCCAAGTATATGGGAAAGTTATTAATACTATTTCCGAGCATTTATCAACGATTTGCAATTATTTTATTAGTCATGCTAGTAGTGGTGTTATGGAGGGAATTAACAACAAAATAAAACTCGTAAAGCGACAAGGATATGGATTTAGAAATTTTGAAAACTTTCGGTTACGTCTTTTAGCAGCTTTTTCATCATAG